The Microbacterium sp. Nx66 genome contains a region encoding:
- a CDS encoding GAP family protein: MGAVIGEILPLAVGVAISPVPIIAAILMLLSPKARVTSIGFLLGWIVGIVAAVTVFTLLSAVLPEEDPDASRPIRGVIQLILGLLLLVLAVGQWRKRPKAGQPAALPSWMKAIDTMSFGTALGLGLLLSAVNPKNLLLAAGAGVDIGSALLGAGSTILVIAVFTLIGASTVLVPVIGYLIAAARLRAPLDALRGWLAAENAVIMAVLLLVIGVSMIGKGIGSF, encoded by the coding sequence ATGGGTGCCGTCATCGGGGAGATCCTCCCCCTCGCCGTGGGTGTCGCGATCAGCCCCGTGCCGATCATCGCCGCGATCCTCATGCTCCTGTCCCCGAAGGCGCGGGTCACGAGCATCGGGTTCCTCCTGGGATGGATCGTGGGCATCGTCGCCGCGGTCACCGTCTTCACCCTGCTCTCCGCCGTGCTTCCGGAGGAGGATCCCGACGCCTCCCGGCCGATCCGCGGCGTCATCCAGCTCATCCTCGGCCTCCTGCTGCTGGTCCTGGCCGTCGGTCAGTGGCGCAAACGCCCGAAAGCGGGGCAGCCCGCGGCCCTGCCGTCATGGATGAAGGCGATCGACACGATGTCGTTCGGCACCGCCCTCGGTCTCGGGCTCCTGCTGTCGGCGGTGAACCCCAAGAACCTCCTCCTCGCGGCCGGTGCCGGCGTCGACATCGGCAGCGCGTTGCTGGGCGCAGGCTCCACGATCCTCGTGATCGCCGTCTTCACCCTGATCGGGGCATCGACGGTCCTCGTTCCCGTCATCGGCTATCTCATCGCCGCCGCACGACTTCGCGCGCCGCTCGACGCCCTGCGCGGTTGGCTCGCCGCCGAGAACGCGGTCATCATGGCCGTGCTGCTGCTCGTCATCGGCGTGTCCATGATCGGCAAGGGCATCGGCAGCTTCTGA